A genomic region of Catalinimonas niigatensis contains the following coding sequences:
- a CDS encoding TRAP transporter large permease, which yields MYLLEILILVLSFVILLGLGVPIAFSIGISAMLTMLVSIPAISSFTTIAQRMATGLDSFALLAIPFFILAGQLMNRGGIAAKLIDFAKVLVGKLPGGLAYVNIIASMLFGAISGSAVAAASAIGGIMNPRMVKEGYSRPFSAAVNITSATTGMIIPPSNILIVYSLASGGVSIAALFVAGYIPGLLVGFSLMIVAGVFAYRKGYAVGEGSTLKEGIMKFLDAIPSLILLVLVIGGIIAGIFTATEASAVAVLYTLVLSMVFYRKVKWRDLPDIFLQTVNTTSIVMILIGTSIGMSWVMSYENLPQGVSNALLSISDNPIVVLLLINLILLFVGVFMDMTPAVLIFTPIFLPVVTELGMDPTHFGIVMVLNLCIGLCTPPVGSVLFVGCSVANIGIDKVIRPLLPLFIAMVISLILVTYIPALSLWLPSLFGL from the coding sequence ATGTATCTACTTGAAATACTTATTCTGGTACTGAGCTTTGTCATATTATTAGGCTTGGGTGTGCCCATTGCATTTAGCATTGGTATCTCGGCGATGCTTACGATGTTAGTGAGCATTCCGGCTATATCCTCTTTTACTACCATCGCACAGCGCATGGCTACCGGTTTGGACAGCTTCGCCTTGCTGGCCATACCCTTCTTTATTTTGGCAGGTCAGCTAATGAACCGAGGAGGAATTGCTGCCAAATTGATAGATTTTGCCAAAGTACTGGTAGGCAAACTACCGGGTGGACTAGCCTATGTAAACATTATCGCATCTATGCTTTTTGGTGCCATATCTGGCTCAGCAGTAGCCGCTGCCTCAGCAATCGGAGGAATTATGAACCCCAGAATGGTCAAAGAAGGTTATTCCAGACCTTTCAGTGCAGCAGTCAATATTACCTCTGCCACCACAGGTATGATTATTCCTCCCAGTAATATTCTGATCGTATATTCCCTGGCCAGTGGTGGGGTTTCCATTGCTGCATTGTTTGTAGCAGGCTATATTCCCGGGCTACTTGTTGGTTTTTCTCTCATGATTGTTGCTGGGGTATTTGCCTATCGTAAAGGCTATGCAGTAGGAGAAGGCAGTACGTTGAAAGAAGGGATCATGAAGTTTCTGGATGCCATACCCAGCCTCATTTTACTGGTTCTGGTTATCGGCGGGATTATCGCAGGAATATTTACAGCAACAGAAGCTTCGGCAGTAGCAGTATTGTATACTCTGGTTTTGTCTATGGTCTTTTACCGCAAAGTGAAATGGAGGGACCTACCAGATATTTTTTTACAAACTGTCAACACCACTTCTATAGTCATGATCCTGATTGGTACTTCCATAGGCATGTCTTGGGTAATGTCATATGAAAATCTACCTCAGGGGGTAAGCAATGCCCTGCTGTCTATTAGTGACAACCCAATTGTTGTACTCCTTCTGATCAACCTCATCCTGTTATTTGTCGGTGTATTTATGGATATGACTCCTGCCGTGTTGATTTTTACGCCCATTTTTTTGCCCGTTGTTACTGAATTAGGGATGGACCCTACACATTTTGGAATCGTGATGGTGCTCAACCTTTGTATAGGCTTATGTACTCCTCCGGTAGGCTCAGTGTTGTTTGTGGGCTGTAGTGTAGCCAACATTGGAATAGATAAAGTAATAAGACCGTTATTACCATTATTCATTGCTATGGTAATTTCACTAATCCTGGTGACTTATATTCCGGCACTCAGTCTTTGGCTACCTTCTTTGTTTGGTCTTTAA
- a CDS encoding bifunctional 4-hydroxy-2-oxoglutarate aldolase/2-dehydro-3-deoxy-phosphogluconate aldolase codes for MARFTRIEVALKMKETGIVPVFFHKDIEICKQVVKACYEGGVRVFEYTNRGDYAHEVFSELNKYAEKETPDMIMGVGSIPDAGTASLYIQLGANFIVSPILSADMAKVCNRRKISWSPGCGSLSEISYAEELGAEVVKIFPGTEVGGPSFVKSIKAPHPWSSIMPTGGVTPTEENLKAWFDAGVHCVGMGSQLITKEIIAQNDFASLTKKVQEAMAILSRLKK; via the coding sequence ATGGCAAGATTTACCAGAATAGAAGTAGCCCTCAAAATGAAAGAAACCGGCATCGTACCAGTATTCTTTCATAAAGACATAGAAATATGCAAACAGGTGGTCAAAGCCTGCTATGAAGGAGGCGTCAGGGTATTTGAATACACCAATCGCGGCGATTACGCCCATGAGGTATTTTCGGAGTTAAACAAATATGCAGAAAAAGAAACCCCTGATATGATCATGGGTGTAGGTTCCATACCTGATGCTGGAACGGCTTCACTCTACATCCAACTAGGCGCAAATTTTATCGTTTCTCCTATACTTAGCGCGGATATGGCTAAGGTGTGCAATCGGCGCAAAATTTCATGGTCTCCGGGCTGTGGTTCTCTTTCTGAAATTTCTTATGCAGAAGAACTGGGCGCTGAAGTTGTTAAAATATTTCCGGGAACAGAGGTAGGAGGACCTTCCTTTGTCAAAAGCATCAAAGCGCCTCATCCCTGGAGCAGCATTATGCCAACCGGAGGTGTGACGCCTACAGAAGAAAACCTCAAAGCCTGGTTTGATGCCGGCGTACATTGTGTCGGTATGGGATCACAGCTGATTACCAAAGAAATCATTGCTCAGAATGACTTTGCCAGCCTTACAAAAAAAGTACAGGAAGCAATGGCTATTCTAAGTAGATTGAAAAAATAA
- a CDS encoding TlpA family protein disulfide reductase, whose protein sequence is MKVFFLILCVFVLVSFAQAQQIQSYSFAELEEKISTEVQKQLLIVNFWATWCAPCIKELPYFEKLAEEFPKADFKVLLVSLDMEKEKAVNFSKKKQLQSEVAFLDEVDFNAWIDKISAEWSGAIPATLMISASGEKIFHEGELSQEELNAYVKRFIHKTQKL, encoded by the coding sequence ATGAAAGTATTCTTCCTGATTTTGTGTGTTTTCGTTTTGGTATCCTTTGCACAAGCTCAGCAAATCCAATCTTATTCCTTTGCTGAATTAGAAGAAAAAATTTCCACCGAAGTCCAAAAGCAGCTTCTGATTGTTAATTTCTGGGCGACCTGGTGTGCTCCCTGCATCAAAGAACTTCCCTATTTTGAAAAGCTTGCTGAGGAATTTCCTAAGGCTGATTTCAAAGTCCTACTGGTAAGTCTGGATATGGAAAAAGAAAAGGCAGTCAATTTCAGCAAGAAAAAACAACTACAATCGGAAGTGGCTTTTTTGGATGAAGTAGATTTTAATGCCTGGATTGATAAGATTTCTGCCGAGTGGAGTGGCGCCATCCCAGCTACTTTAATGATCTCCGCATCGGGCGAGAAAATTTTTCATGAAGGTGAATTGAGTCAAGAAGAATTAAATGCCTACGTCAAACGTTTTATACACAAAACCCAAAAGCTATGA
- a CDS encoding TRAP transporter substrate-binding protein: MLVFFSSCNRIGGVRMLKIAHSNDATHPVHLGLLYLAERAEEKSGGKLKINVYPSAQLGQERECIELLQIGSLAMTKTSAAVMEGFSPNFKVLSIPYVFRDKEHLFKVLDGDIGQELMTEGEKYWLRGVTFYDAGSRSFYTKDAPVETPSDLVGKKIRVMPSNTAIQMVQQLGGSPTPISYGELYTALQQGVVDAAENNPPSFYSSRHYEVCKFYSINEHSSIPDLLLISTIVWNTLNEQEKQWLQEAADESAIYQRELWIKSEQESLDAVKAAGVTVTYPDKTKFAEQVEPLYETYKNEPEVYDLLQRIQAIN, encoded by the coding sequence ATGCTGGTTTTTTTTTCTTCCTGTAATAGAATAGGAGGAGTACGCATGCTTAAAATTGCGCATTCCAATGATGCAACTCACCCGGTACACCTCGGGTTACTTTATCTGGCAGAAAGAGCGGAAGAAAAATCAGGGGGCAAACTCAAAATTAATGTATATCCCAGTGCACAGTTGGGGCAGGAAAGGGAATGCATAGAGTTGCTACAAATTGGAAGTCTGGCCATGACCAAAACTTCTGCTGCGGTGATGGAGGGCTTCTCTCCTAATTTTAAGGTACTCTCTATTCCTTACGTTTTCAGAGACAAAGAACATTTATTTAAAGTCTTGGATGGAGACATCGGTCAGGAGTTGATGACGGAAGGAGAAAAATATTGGCTACGCGGAGTGACCTTTTATGATGCTGGTAGCAGAAGCTTTTATACCAAAGACGCTCCGGTAGAAACGCCTTCTGATCTGGTAGGTAAAAAAATCAGAGTGATGCCCAGCAATACTGCTATTCAAATGGTACAGCAACTGGGTGGTTCTCCTACTCCTATCTCTTATGGTGAGCTGTACACGGCATTGCAACAGGGTGTAGTAGATGCGGCAGAAAACAACCCGCCTAGCTTCTACTCTTCCCGTCATTATGAAGTTTGTAAATTCTATTCTATCAATGAGCATAGTTCTATTCCTGATTTACTGCTGATCAGTACGATTGTCTGGAACACACTCAATGAACAGGAAAAGCAATGGCTACAGGAGGCTGCCGATGAATCTGCTATTTATCAACGGGAGCTATGGATTAAGTCTGAACAGGAAAGCCTGGATGCTGTAAAAGCCGCTGGTGTGACCGTAACCTATCCTGACAAAACGAAATTTGCTGAACAGGTAGAACCTCTTTATGAAACTTACAAAAATGAGCCTGAAGTGTATGACCTGCTCCAAAGGATACAGGCGATCAATTAA
- a CDS encoding chloride channel protein: MGNESFFLQLLIWRIKHISNRNFVLILSTIVGFLSGIAAVLLKESVHLIQSLLTSHFDYTYANYLYLAYPLMGILITVLLAKYFFKEAFGHGITGILYAISKKSSNISRSKTYSNLFGSAITVGFGGSVGLEAPIVVTGSAIGSNIGRLVHLQSKKRALLIGCGTAGAISAIFNSPIAGVIFSIEVILIDISINAFIPLLIASVTGSLTSLLLLGDEILFSFKLEDPFTAGDTPYYLFLGIFCGLVSLYFTRMTYKIERFLESIRGEYKRAVIGGLSLGLIIFVFPPMYGEGYDFIKLLLAGNEQAIFDNSIFFQRFGKISILLLFILGLILVKPIAAASTIGAGGNGGIFAPSLFIGAVTGFFFAKLVNTLGVFGTISLSNFTLVGMCGLMSGILHAPLTAIFLIAEITSGYTLFVPLMLVSALSYSTILYFEKYSLYTKSLVKKGYLNPDDRDLQVLSLIDIKKLLETDLLTIRPNACLGDLVNLVRVSKRNIFPVVNENKELVGIVTLDDIRKIMFDKEAHQTTKVESLMHAPPDKIGTNETMQQVMEKFEKTGAWNLPVLSDGKYIGLISKSRIFNAYRNKLMRQRKEF; the protein is encoded by the coding sequence ATGGGCAATGAAAGTTTCTTTCTTCAACTATTAATCTGGCGGATCAAGCACATCAGTAATCGTAACTTTGTGCTGATCCTCAGTACTATTGTAGGTTTTCTTTCTGGGATTGCCGCAGTTTTGCTCAAAGAGAGTGTACACTTGATCCAATCATTGCTCACTTCCCATTTTGATTATACCTATGCCAATTATTTATACCTGGCTTATCCGTTAATGGGTATTCTAATCACGGTATTATTAGCCAAATATTTTTTTAAAGAAGCTTTTGGACATGGAATAACGGGAATTCTTTATGCCATTTCCAAAAAATCAAGCAACATCAGCCGATCTAAAACCTATTCTAACTTATTTGGTAGTGCTATTACAGTAGGCTTTGGTGGATCGGTTGGATTGGAGGCGCCTATAGTAGTCACGGGCTCCGCCATAGGCTCCAATATTGGCAGATTGGTGCATTTGCAATCCAAAAAAAGAGCCTTGCTTATTGGTTGTGGTACAGCAGGTGCTATCTCCGCCATCTTTAATTCACCCATTGCCGGGGTTATATTCAGCATAGAGGTAATTCTGATTGATATCAGTATCAATGCTTTCATTCCTTTATTGATTGCGTCGGTTACCGGTTCCCTCACTTCTTTACTACTACTCGGGGATGAAATCCTTTTTTCATTCAAATTAGAAGACCCTTTCACTGCCGGTGATACTCCTTACTATTTATTTCTGGGCATTTTCTGCGGTTTGGTGTCCCTATACTTCACCCGCATGACTTACAAAATTGAGAGGTTCCTGGAAAGTATCAGAGGGGAATACAAAAGAGCCGTGATTGGAGGTTTGTCACTAGGGCTAATTATTTTTGTATTCCCCCCCATGTATGGTGAAGGATATGATTTTATCAAGCTCCTACTGGCTGGAAATGAGCAGGCTATATTTGATAATAGTATTTTCTTTCAGCGTTTTGGTAAAATTAGTATACTCTTGCTTTTTATACTCGGACTGATCCTGGTAAAACCGATAGCGGCTGCCAGTACTATAGGTGCCGGGGGCAACGGAGGTATTTTTGCCCCTTCACTTTTCATTGGAGCAGTAACTGGCTTTTTCTTTGCCAAACTGGTAAATACTTTGGGTGTTTTCGGAACTATTAGCCTGAGCAATTTTACATTGGTGGGCATGTGTGGACTGATGAGTGGTATTCTGCATGCCCCGCTTACCGCAATCTTTCTGATTGCTGAAATCACCAGCGGATATACTTTATTTGTACCTCTAATGCTGGTTTCTGCCTTGTCTTACAGTACCATTCTTTACTTTGAAAAGTATTCTTTATATACCAAATCCCTGGTCAAGAAAGGTTACCTCAATCCAGATGACCGTGATCTGCAGGTACTCAGTCTTATTGACATCAAAAAGTTATTGGAAACAGACCTATTGACTATTCGTCCTAATGCTTGCCTGGGTGATCTGGTGAACCTGGTGAGGGTTTCTAAACGGAATATTTTTCCGGTAGTCAATGAAAATAAAGAACTGGTGGGTATCGTCACTTTGGATGATATTCGTAAAATTATGTTCGACAAGGAGGCACACCAAACGACCAAGGTTGAATCACTCATGCATGCTCCGCCGGATAAGATCGGGACAAACGAAACCATGCAACAGGTGATGGAAAAGTTTGAAAAAACAGGGGCCTGGAACCTGCCAGTACTGAGTGATGGCAAATATATAGGACTAATCTCCAAATCAAGAATTTTTAATGCCTACCGTAACAAACTGATGCGTCAACGCAAAGAGTTCTGA
- the purQ gene encoding phosphoribosylformylglycinamidine synthase subunit PurQ has translation MKFGIVVFPGSNCDEDLFYVYNDILKQDVVKLWHKDRDLQACDFILVPGGFSYGDYLRSGAIARFSPIMDSVIDHANQGGYVLGICNGFQILTEAGLLPGTLLRNIEQKFVCKNAYIRPVSKTALMTATLDHSKAYKIPVAHADGRYYAPNDVIKGLEDNDQILFQYCNDQCAFDDLSNFNGSANAIAGVTNKEKNVFGLMPHPERASDEALGNTDGRALLEALLEKSLV, from the coding sequence ATGAAGTTTGGCATTGTTGTTTTCCCCGGTTCCAACTGTGATGAAGATTTGTTTTATGTGTACAACGACATTCTCAAACAGGATGTGGTAAAGCTTTGGCACAAAGACAGAGACCTTCAGGCTTGTGATTTTATCCTGGTACCCGGCGGTTTTTCCTATGGAGATTACCTGCGTTCCGGTGCTATTGCCCGCTTCTCTCCCATCATGGATTCAGTGATTGACCATGCCAACCAAGGAGGTTATGTTTTGGGTATCTGCAATGGCTTTCAGATCCTAACTGAGGCTGGTTTGCTACCCGGCACCTTGCTCAGAAACATAGAGCAGAAGTTTGTCTGCAAAAACGCCTATATCCGTCCGGTCTCCAAAACAGCTTTGATGACTGCTACCTTAGACCACAGCAAAGCCTACAAAATCCCGGTAGCCCATGCCGATGGACGTTATTATGCGCCTAATGATGTGATCAAAGGCTTGGAGGATAATGATCAGATCCTTTTTCAGTACTGCAATGATCAGTGTGCCTTTGATGATCTCAGCAATTTTAACGGCTCAGCAAATGCCATTGCCGGAGTGACCAATAAGGAGAAGAATGTATTTGGACTGATGCCCCACCCGGAAAGAGCTTCTGACGAAGCTTTGGGCAATACCGACGGAAGAGCTTTGCTGGAAGCACTGCTAGAGAAGAGTTTGGTTTAG
- a CDS encoding sugar kinase — translation MRKKVVTFGEIMLRLATPNYQRFIQATEFEATYGGGEANVAVSLANYGLSPQFVTRLPNNDIGTAALSTLRKYNVGTDHIAFGGERLGIYFLESGAVSRGSKVVYDRAHSALSDIQSGMIDWDKALEGAEWFHWTGITPAVSQGAADVCLEGIKAANAKGITVSTDLNYRKNLWKYGKQASDVMPELVEGCDVILGNEEDAEKVFNIHPEGLDVTKGHVEAAAYESVCKQLMEKFPRAKKAIVTLRGSISASHNSWSGVMYNGKQLYEAPTYQITHIVDRVGGGDSFMGGLIYGLLTYPEDDQKALNFAVAASCLKHTIHGDFNLVTVDEVEKLMSGDASGRVSR, via the coding sequence ATGCGTAAAAAAGTAGTTACTTTTGGAGAAATCATGTTGAGACTGGCCACCCCTAACTATCAGCGCTTCATACAAGCCACCGAGTTTGAAGCTACCTACGGCGGTGGAGAAGCCAATGTGGCGGTCTCTCTGGCCAATTATGGTTTATCTCCTCAGTTTGTCACCCGTCTGCCCAACAATGATATCGGCACCGCGGCCCTGTCTACCCTTAGAAAATATAATGTCGGCACCGATCATATCGCTTTTGGAGGAGAGCGTCTGGGCATCTACTTCCTGGAATCAGGAGCGGTGAGCCGAGGCAGCAAAGTGGTCTATGACAGAGCCCACTCCGCCCTCTCTGACATCCAGTCCGGTATGATTGACTGGGACAAAGCCCTGGAGGGTGCCGAATGGTTCCACTGGACAGGCATCACCCCGGCGGTCTCTCAAGGCGCAGCTGATGTCTGTCTGGAAGGTATCAAAGCCGCCAATGCCAAAGGCATCACGGTTTCTACTGACCTGAACTACCGCAAGAACCTGTGGAAGTATGGCAAGCAGGCTTCAGATGTCATGCCTGAGCTGGTGGAAGGTTGTGATGTGATCCTGGGCAACGAAGAAGATGCCGAGAAGGTATTCAACATCCATCCCGAAGGATTAGACGTGACCAAAGGCCATGTGGAGGCAGCAGCCTATGAGTCAGTCTGTAAGCAGTTGATGGAGAAGTTTCCCCGGGCTAAGAAAGCCATTGTGACCTTGAGAGGCTCTATCAGTGCCAGCCATAACTCCTGGTCAGGGGTAATGTACAATGGCAAACAGCTTTATGAAGCCCCCACTTACCAGATCACCCACATTGTGGACAGAGTAGGTGGAGGAGATTCATTTATGGGAGGGTTGATCTATGGTTTGCTCACCTATCCTGAAGATGATCAGAAAGCTTTGAACTTTGCTGTGGCTGCTTCCTGCCTGAAGCACACCATTCATGGTGACTTCAACCTGGTCACAGTAGATGAAGTAGAGAAGCTCATGAGTGGAGATGCTTCCGGAAGAGTCTCCCGCTAA
- a CDS encoding nuclear transport factor 2 family protein, with amino-acid sequence MKSVIEQFYQAFARLDAEGMLACYHQNIRFEDPAFGVLTGEKAKNMWRMLCYSQKGKDFRIKASKIECAHQKGNAQWETFYTFRKTGRRVHNIIRAEFEFKEDKIIRHTDHFDLYRWSRQALGWKGYLLGWTPFFKQKLHTQTHKLLSDFEQRQSDTASTGKRNQPL; translated from the coding sequence ATGAAAAGTGTTATTGAACAATTCTATCAGGCTTTTGCCAGACTTGATGCCGAGGGCATGCTTGCATGTTATCATCAGAATATCCGCTTTGAAGACCCTGCTTTTGGGGTACTAACCGGAGAAAAAGCAAAAAATATGTGGCGGATGCTTTGCTACTCCCAAAAAGGAAAAGACTTCAGGATCAAAGCTTCAAAGATTGAATGTGCCCATCAAAAAGGGAATGCACAATGGGAAACTTTCTATACATTCAGGAAGACCGGAAGGCGGGTGCATAACATCATCCGGGCAGAATTTGAATTCAAAGAGGATAAAATTATCCGGCATACGGATCATTTTGACTTGTACCGATGGTCCAGGCAAGCTTTGGGTTGGAAAGGATATTTGCTGGGATGGACGCCCTTTTTCAAGCAAAAACTCCATACTCAGACCCACAAACTGCTTTCCGATTTTGAGCAAAGACAATCGGACACCGCATCTACGGGAAAAAGGAATCAGCCTCTTTAA
- a CDS encoding TRAP transporter small permease translates to MKFKPTLDKILETILVIIMAIMVINVLWQVGSRYIMQSPSSFTDELARYLLIWLSILGASYVTGKKMHLSIDLLAQKISPEKRKPLNTLVYVVVALFALLAMVIGGSRLVYIVASLGQTSPALEIPLSYVYIVLPIGGVIIIYYSILNMKYPEKEEDRSISDTVQ, encoded by the coding sequence ATGAAATTTAAACCGACGCTTGATAAGATATTGGAGACCATTCTGGTCATCATTATGGCGATCATGGTCATCAATGTATTGTGGCAGGTAGGAAGCCGGTACATTATGCAATCCCCAAGTTCATTTACTGACGAGCTTGCCCGTTATTTATTAATTTGGCTAAGCATCCTGGGAGCCAGCTATGTGACAGGAAAGAAAATGCACCTTTCTATTGATCTCCTTGCTCAGAAAATAAGCCCTGAAAAAAGAAAGCCACTCAATACCCTTGTATATGTAGTTGTCGCTTTATTTGCCCTGCTGGCGATGGTGATTGGAGGCAGCCGTTTGGTATATATTGTGGCATCACTGGGTCAGACCTCTCCGGCTTTGGAAATACCGCTCTCCTACGTTTATATTGTATTGCCTATCGGAGGAGTCATTATTATCTATTACAGTATACTTAATATGAAGTATCCGGAAAAAGAAGAGGACAGATCAATTTCAGATACTGTACAATAA
- a CDS encoding thioredoxin family protein, with product MKWSIIILSILTLGIGISANTARQQGYQVGDYATDFNLEGVDGKTVSLSDYREAEGYIVIFTCNTCPYAKMYEQRIIDLHKTYADKGFPVVAINPNCPERSPGDAMSEMKKRAEDKGFGFAYLQDVTQETTKAYGATNTPQVFLLDKESSGKLKVAYIGTIDNNYKDAAKANVHYVQAAVDALIEGKKVPETKTKAIGCTIKWKQA from the coding sequence ATGAAATGGTCTATTATAATACTCTCCATCCTGACCCTGGGTATAGGGATCAGTGCCAACACCGCCAGACAACAAGGCTATCAGGTAGGTGACTATGCTACTGACTTTAACCTTGAAGGTGTAGATGGAAAAACCGTCTCTTTGAGCGATTATCGAGAGGCAGAAGGTTATATTGTCATTTTCACCTGCAATACCTGCCCTTATGCTAAAATGTACGAGCAGCGCATCATAGACTTACACAAAACATATGCAGACAAAGGCTTTCCGGTAGTAGCCATCAACCCAAATTGCCCGGAGCGTTCGCCCGGTGATGCGATGAGCGAAATGAAAAAGAGGGCTGAAGATAAAGGCTTTGGCTTTGCCTATTTGCAGGACGTAACCCAGGAAACAACTAAAGCCTATGGCGCTACCAATACCCCACAGGTTTTCTTGCTGGACAAAGAAAGCAGTGGCAAGCTTAAAGTTGCCTATATCGGCACCATTGACAATAACTATAAAGATGCTGCCAAAGCCAATGTACATTATGTACAGGCTGCCGTAGATGCATTGATAGAAGGTAAGAAAGTGCCTGAAACCAAAACCAAAGCGATTGGTTGCACAATCAAGTGGAAACAGGCTTAA
- the uxaC gene encoding glucuronate isomerase, translated as MKAFLDKDFLLQTETAQSLFHSHAKHMPIIDYHCHLPVDQIAADHQFKNLTEIWLYGDHYKWRAMRTNGIDEKYCTGDADDYEKFLRYAETVPYTLRNPLYHWTHLELQRYFGIDTLLNGESARKIYEQCNEQLQHNKMSARNILRNMNVKVVCTTDDPADSLEHHAKLRKDGFEIKVLPTFRADKSMAVDDPEAYNTYLVKLEKASDIHISSYQDLLDALRKRHAFFAEAGCKLSDHGIDNFYAEEYQEQDIRSYFDQVRGGKALDGSAILKLKSAILYELALMDHEKGWTQQFHVGAMRNNNSRMLRQIGSDTGFDSIGDYRIGTPMSRFFDRLDTTDQLAKTIIYNLNPRDNYLVGTMIGNFNDGSTPGKMQMGSGWWFLDQKEAMEMQMNALSNLGLLSRFVGMLTDSRSFLSYPRHEYFRRILCNLLGNDVENGELPKDMELLGHTVENICYHNARHFFAFE; from the coding sequence ATGAAAGCGTTTCTAGATAAAGATTTTTTACTACAGACTGAAACTGCTCAGAGCCTATTCCACTCGCATGCCAAGCACATGCCCATCATTGATTATCACTGTCACCTTCCTGTAGATCAGATCGCTGCCGATCATCAATTCAAAAACCTCACTGAGATCTGGCTGTATGGAGACCATTATAAGTGGCGTGCTATGCGTACCAACGGCATAGACGAAAAGTATTGTACAGGGGACGCAGATGACTACGAAAAATTTCTTCGCTATGCTGAAACGGTGCCCTATACCCTTCGCAACCCCCTTTATCACTGGACTCATTTAGAACTACAACGATACTTTGGTATTGATACGTTGCTGAATGGTGAGTCTGCCCGTAAAATATATGAGCAATGCAACGAACAATTGCAGCATAATAAGATGAGCGCTCGGAATATTCTCAGGAATATGAATGTCAAAGTAGTTTGTACTACCGATGATCCTGCGGATAGCCTGGAACATCATGCTAAGCTCAGAAAAGATGGTTTTGAAATCAAGGTGCTTCCTACTTTTAGAGCCGATAAGTCAATGGCTGTGGATGACCCGGAGGCTTATAATACCTATCTGGTAAAACTTGAAAAAGCTTCAGATATCCATATAAGTAGCTATCAAGATTTGCTGGATGCGCTAAGAAAAAGACATGCTTTTTTTGCTGAAGCCGGTTGCAAACTATCTGATCATGGTATAGATAATTTCTATGCGGAAGAGTATCAGGAGCAGGATATCCGCTCCTATTTTGATCAGGTAAGAGGAGGTAAAGCATTAGACGGTTCGGCTATTCTCAAACTCAAATCTGCTATTCTCTACGAATTAGCGCTTATGGATCATGAAAAAGGCTGGACGCAACAGTTTCATGTAGGCGCCATGCGCAATAATAACAGCCGCATGCTGCGCCAAATAGGCTCTGATACCGGTTTTGATTCTATCGGCGACTATCGTATTGGAACGCCCATGTCCCGATTTTTTGACCGCCTGGACACTACTGATCAGCTTGCCAAAACCATCATCTATAATTTGAATCCCCGGGATAATTATCTGGTCGGAACGATGATCGGCAATTTCAACGATGGTTCAACCCCCGGCAAAATGCAGATGGGCTCCGGCTGGTGGTTTTTGGATCAGAAAGAGGCTATGGAAATGCAAATGAATGCACTATCCAATCTTGGTTTGTTGAGTCGCTTTGTGGGAATGCTTACAGACTCCCGCAGCTTTCTTTCTTACCCCAGACACGAATATTTCCGAAGGATTCTCTGTAACTTGCTGGGAAATGACGTTGAAAACGGTGAATTGCCCAAGGATATGGAGTTATTAGGGCATACCGTTGAGAATATTTGCTATCATAATGCCAGACATTTTTTTGCTTTTGAATAA